From one Magnetofaba australis IT-1 genomic stretch:
- a CDS encoding RluA family pseudouridine synthase yields the protein MTASPPPSPTEPPRPGLTPESIGAIVIYRDDDLIVINKPNRLPLYRGPGGGEVLADSISGLRFDRPDDPAPAHRLDAATSGLLILGRHKWARRRISDLFVSGRVRKTYWAITQGEPASDAGVMQAPLLDVGWPGRPRIRAHSTGKAATTRFTVRQRHAGQSWLELTPLTGRTHQLRVHCQILGCPIVGDPLYGDGDRFGPPMHLHARALTLYDGASQLNFVAPPPAHFAPWLTRAHQSNPTLETSHG from the coding sequence ATGACCGCCTCACCGCCCCCTTCACCCACAGAACCGCCCCGCCCGGGTCTGACGCCGGAGAGTATCGGCGCCATTGTGATCTATCGCGATGACGACCTGATCGTCATCAACAAACCCAACCGCCTGCCGCTCTATCGCGGCCCCGGCGGCGGCGAGGTGCTGGCCGACTCAATCAGCGGCCTGCGTTTTGATCGCCCCGACGACCCGGCCCCGGCGCACCGCTTGGACGCCGCCACCAGCGGGCTGTTGATTCTCGGGCGGCACAAGTGGGCGCGACGGCGCATCAGCGATCTGTTCGTCAGCGGACGCGTGCGCAAAACCTACTGGGCCATCACCCAAGGGGAGCCCGCATCCGACGCAGGAGTGATGCAAGCGCCGCTACTGGACGTGGGCTGGCCGGGGCGACCGCGCATCCGCGCCCACTCCACCGGCAAGGCCGCCACTACGCGCTTCACCGTGCGACAGCGCCACGCCGGGCAGAGCTGGCTGGAGCTGACCCCGCTCACCGGCCGCACCCATCAACTGCGGGTGCACTGTCAGATTCTCGGTTGCCCCATCGTCGGCGACCCCCTGTATGGCGACGGCGACCGCTTTGGCCCGCCCATGCACCTGCACGCGCGCGCCCTAACGCTGTATGATGGCGCATCACAACTGAATTTTGTCGCCCCGCCACCGGCGCACTTTGCGCCCTGGCTGACGCGCGCACATCAATCCAACCCCACTTTGGAGACCTCTCATGGCTGA
- a CDS encoding pyrimidine/purine nucleoside phosphorylase, whose product MFAVNSYFEDHVKSLAFQADGQRATVGVMAPGEYTFAASEKETMQVVSGSMTVKLPGEPDWQVFRVGEIFVVQPGESFDLKIASDTAYLCLYG is encoded by the coding sequence ATGTTTGCCGTTAACTCCTACTTTGAAGACCATGTGAAATCCCTCGCGTTTCAGGCCGATGGCCAGCGCGCCACGGTGGGCGTGATGGCGCCCGGCGAGTACACTTTCGCCGCCAGCGAGAAGGAGACCATGCAGGTGGTCAGCGGCTCGATGACGGTGAAGCTGCCCGGCGAGCCCGACTGGCAGGTGTTCCGCGTGGGCGAGATCTTCGTGGTGCAGCCCGGCGAGAGCTTCGATCTGAAAATCGCCAGCGATACCGCTTATCTGTGCCTGTATGGCTGA
- a CDS encoding NAD(P)/FAD-dependent oxidoreductase, with product MFLTPPPWDAIILGGGASGLMCALTAAGRERRVLVLEGGKKCGEKIRISGGGRCNFTNLNAAPENYLSSNPRFCISALKRYTPWDFIGLLEKHGVDWHEKAQGQLFCDDSAQQIVELLLDECRAAGARIERQRPVTRVQRSENGFLVQAGGETYAARALVVATGGKSIPKMGATGLAFTIAKQFGLNVIEPRAGLVPFTFHPADLEPLKPLAGISVEAEARCASAHYADALLFTHRGVSGPVILQLSSHWTPGEAIEINLLPGVDLAAQLIAAKRDAPKQTLGGFLTQHLPKRVARHLAAPFGVDARLADQPDKRLRELAQSIQAWRIVPSGTEGYRTAEVTVGGVDVDAIDSRSMMCREIDGLYFIGEALDVTGELGGYNFQWAWASGHAAGMDL from the coding sequence ATGTTCCTGACTCCCCCCCCGTGGGACGCCATTATTTTGGGCGGCGGCGCCTCGGGCCTGATGTGCGCCCTCACCGCCGCCGGGCGCGAACGGCGCGTGCTGGTTCTCGAAGGCGGCAAAAAGTGCGGCGAAAAGATCCGCATCTCCGGCGGCGGACGCTGCAACTTCACCAATCTGAACGCCGCGCCGGAGAACTACCTCTCCAGCAATCCCCGCTTCTGCATCTCCGCCCTTAAACGCTACACGCCATGGGATTTCATCGGCCTGCTGGAGAAGCACGGCGTCGACTGGCATGAGAAAGCCCAAGGACAACTGTTCTGCGACGACTCCGCCCAGCAGATTGTTGAACTGCTGCTGGACGAGTGCCGCGCGGCGGGAGCGCGCATCGAGCGCCAGCGCCCGGTAACGCGCGTTCAACGCTCTGAGAATGGCTTCTTGGTCCAAGCGGGCGGCGAAACCTATGCCGCCCGCGCCCTGGTGGTGGCCACAGGGGGCAAGTCGATCCCCAAAATGGGCGCCACCGGGCTGGCGTTTACGATCGCTAAACAGTTTGGCTTGAATGTGATTGAACCCCGCGCCGGACTGGTCCCCTTCACCTTTCATCCGGCGGACCTGGAACCACTCAAGCCTTTGGCGGGGATCTCGGTTGAAGCCGAGGCGCGCTGCGCATCGGCTCACTACGCCGACGCCCTGCTGTTCACCCATCGCGGCGTGAGCGGGCCGGTAATTCTTCAGCTCTCCAGCCACTGGACGCCCGGCGAGGCCATTGAGATCAATCTGTTGCCCGGGGTGGATCTGGCGGCGCAACTCATCGCCGCCAAACGCGACGCGCCCAAGCAGACCCTGGGCGGTTTCCTCACCCAACATCTGCCCAAACGGGTGGCGCGCCATCTGGCGGCGCCGTTTGGGGTCGACGCCCGGTTGGCCGATCAGCCGGATAAGCGGCTGCGCGAGCTGGCGCAGTCGATTCAGGCGTGGCGCATCGTTCCCAGCGGCACGGAGGGGTATCGCACCGCCGAAGTGACCGTGGGTGGGGTGGATGTGGACGCCATCGATTCACGCAGCATGATGTGCCGTGAGATTGACGGGCTCTATTTCATCGGCGAGGCGCTGGATGTGACCGGCGAGCTGGGCGGGTACAATTTTCAATGGGCGTGGGCCTCGGGCCACGCGGCGGGAATGGATCTATGA
- a CDS encoding YgaP family membrane protein has translation MSINQIVMIVAGFMVLLSVALTHFVHPNWMWFTVFIGANMFQSGFTGFCPLVIVLKKLGIGQEA, from the coding sequence GTGAGCATTAACCAAATTGTGATGATCGTCGCCGGATTCATGGTGCTGCTGTCGGTGGCTTTGACCCACTTTGTGCATCCCAACTGGATGTGGTTCACGGTGTTCATCGGCGCGAATATGTTCCAGAGCGGCTTCACCGGCTTCTGCCCGCTGGTGATTGTGCTGAAAAAACTGGGGATCGGTCAGGAAGCGTAA
- a CDS encoding DsbA family protein, translating into MDPLCSWCWGFAPSMQAVVERFGAALPMEIVVGGLRAGNTVPMDATLRNYVQGHWEKVYEASGQRFNFAFKMPEGFIYDTEPPCRALKVAQEIEPKHVLTLSHAIQKAFYVDNRDVTQEAVLAKVAQEAGLDGAVFAAALGEERFRAAAQADFRRAREELNVCSFPTLLGENARGVSVVSPGFCPPELLIRRVQTWLDPYAS; encoded by the coding sequence ATGGACCCGCTCTGCTCCTGGTGCTGGGGGTTTGCCCCCAGTATGCAGGCGGTGGTCGAGCGGTTTGGCGCGGCTCTGCCCATGGAGATCGTGGTGGGGGGCCTGCGCGCGGGCAACACCGTCCCCATGGACGCAACCTTGCGCAACTACGTACAGGGCCATTGGGAGAAGGTGTATGAGGCCTCCGGGCAGCGGTTCAATTTCGCCTTCAAAATGCCCGAAGGGTTCATCTACGACACCGAACCGCCCTGCCGCGCGTTGAAAGTGGCGCAGGAGATCGAGCCCAAGCACGTCCTAACGCTGAGTCACGCCATTCAGAAGGCGTTCTATGTGGACAATCGGGATGTGACGCAAGAGGCGGTGCTGGCCAAGGTGGCGCAGGAGGCGGGGTTGGATGGCGCTGTCTTCGCAGCGGCGCTGGGTGAGGAGCGATTCCGCGCGGCGGCGCAAGCGGACTTCCGCCGCGCGCGCGAAGAGCTGAACGTGTGCAGTTTCCCCACCCTGCTGGGTGAGAATGCGCGCGGCGTCTCAGTGGTCAGTCCGGGCTTCTGCCCGCCTGAACTCCTGATCCGCCGCGTGCAAACCTGGCTCGATCCTTACGCTTCCTGA
- a CDS encoding BPTI/Kunitz domain-containing protein has product MNARALRLAILTLLLTGWSHVAQARPLPSRCYIQPDPGQCQAYIPRYFYDEGSGQCEEFSWGGCGGRVPFTSLSSCRSQCEVEPTARERWEQNQETPD; this is encoded by the coding sequence ATGAACGCGCGCGCCCTCAGACTGGCAATCCTGACGCTACTGCTGACGGGGTGGAGTCACGTTGCGCAGGCCCGGCCGCTACCCAGTCGATGCTACATCCAGCCCGACCCCGGCCAGTGTCAGGCCTATATCCCGCGTTACTTCTACGATGAGGGCTCGGGCCAATGCGAAGAGTTCAGCTGGGGCGGCTGTGGCGGGCGCGTTCCGTTCACCTCTCTTTCCAGCTGCCGCAGTCAGTGTGAGGTGGAGCCCACCGCGCGCGAACGCTGGGAGCAGAATCAGGAGACCCCCGATTAA
- a CDS encoding DegT/DnrJ/EryC1/StrS family aminotransferase has product MTASLPVFSRPSLGPLEAAAASEAVLSGWVAAGPHLQAFEEAFAARCGAQFGIGVSSWTTGAFLVLKAWGLGHGAEVIVPSLTFIASVNVIRHVGARPVFADIDPLTFNIDPAAIEAAITPKTRAIIAVDQIGLPCDMHAIRAIAEKHNLLLLDDAACAVGSLNQGRPVGSLAPVSVFSLHARKVITTGEGGMILTDDAELAERVRRLRNQGMSLSALERHNAGPTTFESYPEIGYNARMTDIQAAVGNVQLARLDDLITARSAVADRYNARLAGHPLLMAPHAPEGMTPNWQSYQVTLKQGGLAQRNALMEQLHAAGVGTRRGVMPSHREGPYAESAPPLPHTEFAADCCILLPMHAEMTPAQADAVMDVVDRCAP; this is encoded by the coding sequence ATGACCGCTTCGCTTCCCGTCTTCAGCCGTCCCTCCCTCGGCCCCCTCGAGGCCGCCGCCGCCTCCGAAGCCGTACTCTCCGGCTGGGTCGCCGCCGGACCGCACCTGCAAGCCTTCGAAGAGGCCTTCGCAGCCCGCTGCGGCGCCCAATTCGGCATCGGCGTCTCCAGTTGGACCACCGGCGCCTTCCTGGTCCTCAAAGCCTGGGGCCTCGGCCATGGCGCGGAAGTCATCGTCCCCTCCCTCACCTTCATCGCCAGCGTCAACGTCATCCGCCACGTCGGCGCGCGCCCGGTGTTCGCCGATATTGACCCGCTCACCTTCAATATCGACCCCGCCGCCATCGAAGCCGCCATCACCCCCAAAACCCGCGCCATCATCGCCGTTGACCAGATCGGCCTGCCGTGCGATATGCACGCCATCCGCGCCATTGCGGAAAAACACAATCTGCTGCTGCTGGATGACGCCGCCTGCGCCGTGGGCAGTCTCAATCAAGGCCGCCCGGTGGGCTCCCTGGCCCCGGTGAGCGTGTTCAGCCTGCACGCGCGCAAAGTGATCACCACCGGCGAAGGCGGCATGATCCTCACCGATGACGCCGAACTGGCCGAGCGGGTCCGCCGTCTGCGCAATCAAGGCATGTCGCTGTCGGCGCTGGAGCGCCACAACGCCGGCCCCACCACCTTCGAGAGCTACCCGGAGATCGGCTACAACGCCCGCATGACCGATATCCAGGCCGCTGTGGGCAATGTACAACTGGCGCGGTTGGATGACCTCATCACCGCCCGCAGCGCCGTGGCCGACCGCTACAACGCCCGACTGGCGGGTCACCCGCTGCTCATGGCGCCCCATGCCCCGGAAGGAATGACGCCCAACTGGCAGAGCTATCAAGTTACGCTCAAACAGGGAGGATTGGCCCAACGCAACGCCCTGATGGAGCAGCTCCACGCGGCGGGCGTGGGCACGCGCCGGGGGGTGATGCCTAGCCATCGCGAAGGGCCCTATGCCGAGAGCGCCCCGCCCCTGCCCCACACCGAGTTCGCCGCCGACTGCTGCATACTCCTGCCCATGCACGCCGAGATGACGCCCGCACAGGCCGATGCGGTGATGGATGTGGTGGATAGGTGCGCTCCATGA